In the Panthera leo isolate Ple1 chromosome C2, P.leo_Ple1_pat1.1, whole genome shotgun sequence genome, cggaagcagggttcaggctctgagctgtcagcacagagcccgacgcggggctcgaacccacataccgtgagatcatgacctgagccgaacaaccaactgaaccgcccaggtgcccctgagatctTTTATCCCTTTTAAGAATGTGGACAGCTATGGATCAGCCCTTCAGTTTAAAACTGTGAAGAACTTACTCACATGATTTTGTTTATAGCTTCAAAGGGTTCTCAAAACCAAGAAAGGCTATCAGTACATATCTCTACCTCTGGTTGTGAACAATTGGTGTGAAGGTTGCACAGATAaatgggagggggagaaggatatattttaggaagaaagagTGGTGTGAGCTAAAGCATGAAAACTGAAACGACCAGGTCGGTTTGAGAAATTGTGTAATGCTGCTCCCCAGGGCCGTAGAGTGTATGAGGAGAGTGGGGAGCAGTAAGGTTGCGAATGGGGTCGGAATGAGGGGATTATGAGAGGCCTCGATTATAGATGGGCAGGTAAAGTATTAGATGATAGGCATTTATGAGGAGTTTAAGGTTTTTGAACAGGATGGTGGGATGAAACAAGGTTACTCTGTATTAGGAAGATAATTTTAATCAGAGTATTAGGAAGGTTGGAATGAGTAGAGAAGACGGACAGACATGGTAGGAAACTTGTAACAGTCCAAGCATTGGATTGACAAGGTTGATGAGAACCTTGTCTTTACAGCAGTGGGAACATAAAAGTGACAGTCGAGACACTGAGGGACTGAGAACTGGGTCTTGGTTAtctggtggagagagagaggagaaggaacagTTAAAGAGCCCTGAGACTTTGAGACTGGGCAACTAACAAAAAAGGTTTTGTTCTTACCACAGCTAAGGATGGAGAGAGCTAAAGGattaaaatgaagacattgtTAAGAAATTCTCACAACAGTCTTACAGATCTTATCCCCTTATTACATGTTAGAAAAGCAAGGCTAAAAGAGAAGAATTTGTCTAAAATCACACTATTCAGTAAGCAGGTGTGCAGGATCCGTTGACACTCATTTGAGTGTCTTCTGTCCAGAGGTAGTGTGACATCTTACTCTTGATGCTGTTTGCACTCCAATTGTCCTTAAAAAGCCTGTGCAATAAGAAGTCAATCCTGAGgcgtactctttttttttaagtaagctctgcgCCCAAAGGAGGCTTGAATTCAGGACcctcaagagttacatgctctaccctctgagccagctaggtgcccctgggATGTACTCTGAATCTAAGGGGACTCTAGTTCATTCATTTGTGCAAATTGTGTGGGAAAATGTTCTGCACACGGACTCTGACCTGGAATGCAGCTCTGAAACTTATTAGCACTTGGGCCTTGGGCAGGTTATTCAAATGCTATACCTTATTTGTACGTAACATGGGGGTGATAATAACAACATGTATTTCAGAGGATGTTATAAAAATGAAGTGATTTGGTAAGTTAGCATGCCTAGtattttttacatgaaataaaCAAGTATCCTTTGAGTGTCTGCTTTGTCCGGGTCGCCATGCTAGATCCTGGGGATATAATAATAAGATGGGCTGGGAGACATACTCAGTTGAGGAGGTAGATGAGATCTGGCCTCTTTCTATCATAGGAATCCACATGAAAGTTCTCTAGCAGCCATCATCTGTCAGTAACCAGAATATTGGTGAGACTGGCTGGATGTACTCAAAGCACTGTCTGAAACTTGTAGCTCCCAGAGTTAGAAGACAGTCATTAAAGTGTCGGGTTGAAGACTCCACTGTCTATTTCATTAGCCATTGTCCACATGTGCCTATTGAAATCTAATTAATTGCAGTTAAGTATAAATACAAATTCAGGTCCTTAGTTACATTTCTAGTGCtcactagccacatatggctagtggccACCTTAATTAGCGCAGATACAATTCATTACGGAAGGTTCTATTGCATGTGCTAATGTAGAAGAAAACTGGGTCCATGAGAACAAGCATCATTAACAAGTTCTTAAATTAGAGCTGTCtctggaaaaacacaaaacaaaaaaaccagagttgtctgtgtattttttgtGGGAATTCTGTAACATAAGGCCCTCTACTTTGATCATAGGCATATGTAAAAATGTTATTACCCTTAATGGAGTTCTCACTTACgaagtttttgtttattatgtTGTTCATGATAGGCGGGCAGTAACATGACAAACACAGAATTTCTGCAAAGAATTAATTACATCTAATTGGCCCCACTGCTGGTCTTGATGCTATATTTATCTTCCCAAAGCACAactgtaattttgtcattttattgctTAACACATAAAATACACACCCCCCCCGCCTTAACATTCCAGGCCTCCCATGACCTGAGTCCTGCTGGCTTTTCCATCTAGATGGCTGATTCTCCCCATACAGCCAGTTTTTTATTACCTCCACTCTTTGCTTTTTCAGTCTTAGAATGTCTGAAATTAAAATCTGACCCAAACGCATCATTTGTCACAAATGCCACCTTtgtaaaatgaaacttttttccaATTAGCTCCGCAAAAATGCTCTCTCCTCAACTTGAGTAGCTGTTTGATAAGCCATGTCTTTGAAGCTTATCAATAACTCTCTTATAGCACGGatgtttctaaacattttttttcccctaaatggcAAAATCTCTGAGGGTAAGAAATATTTGCAGCTTTGTTAGGCCCATATTATAGAGACTTAAAGTTACTAAGATCTTTTAAAAGACGTTTAGTGGTGGCTGAATTAAattggataataataataatagcacttacTGGCCACTATGTCACCTCACTGTGGGCCAGGCGCTGTTAAGTGGTACATGTACATTATCTCTGTAATTCTCGTCACACCATCCTTAGGTAGGGCCCTCAGTTTTAGATGCGGAAACTAAAGTTTAGAGTGTTTCATGCCTTGCTTCAGTTTATGTAGTTTCTATAAACTGTAGAGCTGACATTGAAACCGAAGTAGTCATTGACTCAGGGAACCCATGGACTTAGCCATTATATCTTATCACGACTTAGACCTCAAGAGATTATGACTTGATAAACATCCTTGATACTCAAACCTTGAATGTTAGAAGTTTGTTTGAAGTTGCCTCATTTATGTGATGCCTCATCGTTATAGAAGTTTGAATTGAAATTCAAGCGGAAATGCTTTGTTTCAGAAGCTACGTTTTTCCCTATATGATGACTTTTAAAAGGTCTATTGAAACTTGATGGTAAAAAGTAATTTTGGTTTTGTAAACTAGTGCATAAGAAGAGTTTTTACTTGTTCATTTGCCCACAACAGGGCATCCGGAGGACCTGTTGATACTGGCCCAGAGTATCAGCAAGAGCTGGAGAGAGAGCTTTTTAAGCTTAAGCAGATGTATGGTAAAGCAGACATGAATACTTTCCCTAACTTCAATTTTGAAGGTAAGTGTCTTCAATCATGGATTCATTCTTGGGGGAGATTTGTTTTAAGTCGAGACTATTTATGCCTTATACTTGGGTTGTTTAGAGGATTAAATGACGATAACATGTAAATTTATTAGGACAGTGACATTTGCATGAGAAGCTCTCGCACAAATGCTTGCCATCGGTCTAGGAGATTATGTAACAGGTCAAATGGTGGGGATTTGAAATCAAACTCCCTAATCTTGAATCGTGACACTATCACCTATGAAGTGTGTGATCTTGGATAGTTAACTGGTGACTGTTTCCCATCTGACATTCAGGGAGAATTCTAATACCTCTCTCGTGGTTGTTgtaattaaatgacataaaatatgtGAAGTCAGTTAATAGCCTGGTttatagtaagtgcttaataaatcaTTATCAATTGTAATAGTTCTATGTAGGTGTTAAAAAAccatagagactaaaaaaaataaaaaaattgatcaGTTAAATATTGAAGCCTTCTAGATAATGCATTTTATTGCAATATAGCTAAGCGTGgacctttttgttccttttcttagaTCCCAAATTTGAAGTCATCGACAAACCCCAGTCCTGAAGAAATAGTGTAAAATGTATTTGGTAATTTGTCCTAGATTAGTTGTACAACTGGTCGGAAGTATCGGGACAAACGTACGTTTCTCAACTGTCAAATGTGTTCTTTTAATTCTgattccaaataaattatttggtgATGTTGAGTGTACATTTGAGTGTATTGAATTCTGTGTTTCagcattgtttttaaatctgCCCAGTTGGCTCTAATGAAACAGGTGGAGATCTTGGGTCAGTTGGCCACAACTTGCCCACAACCTGCCAGACTCCTCTCGGTGTGCAGGgctcgcctttttttttttctttttttttttaacgtttatttatttttgagacagagagagacagagcatgaacgggggagggtcacagagagagggagacacagaatctgaaacaggctccaggctctgagctgtcagcacagagcccgactcggggcccgaacccaccgaccgtgagatcgtgacctgagccgaagtcggacgcttaaccgaccaagccacccaggtgccccgcaggGCTCACCTTTTACTAGTGGAGACTTCCCGCCTCAGGGGGCCGCCCTGACCTAAGAAATGTTTGCCACAGAAGGATGTTACATCCGTTCCCAGAATATAAAGGCTTGTAAACCTTTTATCATAACTTTTCCAGGAAATTCAAGTTAAGCTTGAATACGCACGGGAACATTCATTGTGTTTTAACTACCATCTCCTCAAACGTTAAATGCTTTTATCCCAACAGCCAggtccctcctcttcccttgcaGTTTATGATCGTAGATCTATTACTGTGCTACACAGATGGAGGAAGGAAAGCTGGGAGCAGGCGGGGGA is a window encoding:
- the ATP5PF gene encoding ATP synthase-coupling factor 6, mitochondrial yields the protein MILQRLFRFSSLMRSMVSVHLRRNIGVTAVAFNKELDPVQKLFVDKIREYKTKRQASGGPVDTGPEYQQELERELFKLKQMYGKADMNTFPNFNFEDPKFEVIDKPQS